Sequence from the Synergistaceae bacterium genome:
CTCGCTGTATTATGCCGTAAGAGTGCCGCAATATTTTCATGTTTCTTAGTGCTTGTAATTCTTGCAACGGCTTTATCGCGCATTTATCTGGGAGTTCATACGCCTCAAGATGTAGTAGTCGGGACAGTCTGCGGCCTTTGTTCGGTCTGGGTAGCTGCAAAAATTATTGCTTATTGCAGTGCACACCCTGAGAGAGAAAATATTTTCCTGCTGATCGGTCTTATATTGAGCTTTGCTTCTGTGTATTATATTACTCACAAGTCTTATCCGATGGATTACGTTGACGGCAAATTATTAGTTGATCCTGCAAAAATGATGAATGACACATTTTTAGCTAATGGAATGCTTGCGGGCTTTGTTGTCGGGCGGTTCATTGAGAAAACGTTTGTAAAATTTGACTCGACAGGCTTTAATTTCGTTGGTCTGTTAGTTGCGTTTATTGGATTTATACCGCTTTATTTTATCAGGATGAGCATTTGCAGCGTATATAGTTTTATTACAGTGCCGTTATATGGTGCGCTCGGTTCACACTGGGGACACTTTGCGATAGGTTTTATTGAATTTTTCTATACAGTTGCATTGTGGCCAATAGTGATTAAATTATTTACCCGCAAATAAATTTATTATTACGTGAAAGAAAGAAGCCTCGTGCATGATTTATTTCGTGTATGAGGCTTTTATTGTGCATAGCAGTAAAAAATTTTAATATTTTCACTCTGCAAAAAAATTTTTCTCTGTGAGTCTTTATTATTACGCGAACGATTAAATATTTTAGTATTGGTAAAAGTATTAGTAAAAATTTATTCTTTGTGATTAATGCCTGAAAGATTTAGATTATTATAGCATGAAAATTTTTATTCCTCGATGAGCTTATTATATAATTTATTAACTTCATGTGCATAAATTTATAAAAGGGGGTATTTTGCGTGAACACGAAAAAATTTTTGGTGCTATTAGTGTGCGCATTTATATTTTTCGCGGAAAATTTATCGTATGCGGATACAATTATTGTTCCTGCGCCGTATTATGATGATATTAATTATTATCGTCAAAATTATTCTGCTCATGATAAATCGAGTGACTGTTTTCACTTTGTCCAGGCAGTATTAAGAGATGAAGGCAGGACATTGCCAGGCGGATCTGTAGTTAATAATAAACCTTATTTCAGCGGCTTGACTGCTTATGATTCGTGCTGGTCTTCGTCGGGACTGACAAATAATGCAGATTTACGTGAGACTCTCAAGAAGAAATTTTTTAACGCTAAAATCGGAGACGTTGTCCAAATGTATTGGAATACCGGCGGAGGATATTCTTCAACCCAGCACACAGCAATAATCGCAGAAGTAACTGATGACGGCGTTTATTTCCTTCAGTCAGG
This genomic interval carries:
- a CDS encoding phosphatase PAP2 family protein, whose protein sequence is MDITCLLWLQDLRNVINSDALIDFITVFSFFAVSWVVMIPVLVYWCINKKNGLFLYVSYCTSWFINGLIKLTVCAYRPWIRDSRIIPAGGEITMKTAGGYSFPSGHTMQSSPIYGGLAVLCRKSAAIFSCFLVLVILATALSRIYLGVHTPQDVVVGTVCGLCSVWVAAKIIAYCSAHPERENIFLLIGLILSFASVYYITHKSYPMDYVDGKLLVDPAKMMNDTFLANGMLAGFVVGRFIEKTFVKFDSTGFNFVGLLVAFIGFIPLYFIRMSICSVYSFITVPLYGALGSHWGHFAIGFIEFFYTVALWPIVIKLFTRK